GCGAGTAATGACGCTATTAGAGTGTTTTCAACATCTAACCTGGCAAGTTTTTCAAAGTCCTCTGCAAGGCCCTTTTTGACTAGCTGGGACGCCAGATCCTCACTCAGATTATATTCTCTCTTTATCCTCTCTTTCTTTTCCGAAGGCAGTTCTGGAAGCTTCTCTTTTAACCTTTTGATCATCTCTGAGCCGATTTTGAAGAGAGGGATATCTGTTTCCACATACATTCTACTGGCTGTGGGTAATGGCCTTAAATAGGAAGTGTTACCATCTTCTAGTGCTTTCCTTGTCTCCTCTGGAACGCCTTTGAGGGCCATCCTAGCCCTTGATGCGACTTCCTCTAGGGCTGCCTCTGCCTTTTTTCTTTCATCTGCTATGATTATTATAGCATCATCTTCACCTGCTTTAAGGTGTTCTCTTAATTTTTCAACTTCTTCTTTACTTATACCATAGGCTGGGAGTTCATCAGTGTGGAATATGCCGGCCACGCCCCTTTTCTTGGCATAATCTGCTAGTTCAGTTCCAAACCTCCTGTCGGGTTGGAGTTCCATGCCTATGAGTCCGGCGAAACCTTCTAGTTTTATTGCGAGCACGCTTTCAGCACCTTTTATTATCTTTGACCTGGTATCCTTGAAAATCTCCCCTACATCGTATATTTTATCCTCGACTTTTGTTTTTCTCTTTTTGAGTTCTTCAAGTATCTCTAATAACTTTAGTTGCCTTTGAACTTCTCTTTTAACAATCTCGGGTATTAGGTTAAGGTCTTGAACTCCTTTGACCTCGACCCTTGCACCATCCCTTATGGAAATGTTAAGGTCTTGTCTTATGGTTCCTATGCCCCTTTTAACCTTGGTGCTGCGGAGTATCTGCCCTATCTGATAAGCCACCTCTTTTAATTGGATTGGATCTTTGATAGAAGGGTCTGTTGTTATTTCAACGAGTGGTATGCCAAGCCTGTCAAGGCGGAAGACAATACCATCTTCTCTTTCTTCTATTCTCCTTGCAGCATCCTCTTCAAGGCATAGGTTTTCTATCTTTACTCTCCCATGGGGTGTTTCAACATAGCCATCTGTGGCCACTAGGCCTGTTCTCTGGAATCCGCCAGTGTTACTCCCATCTATTACCTGTTTTCTCATTGTGTGGAATTCGTCAACCACCTTCATATTAAGGAGTAATGCTATTGTCACTGCGATCTCTAACGCTTCACTATTTATTGGATGGGGTGGTTCTTCATCAGCTTCCACGAGACAAGTATGATCAGAATAAGCCTGATAATAAAACCTGAGCTTCCTCTTAGCCTCCTCGAAGGCTGCCCTGTCTATTTTGCCGAGTTCACTTTGTGTGGGCCTCAATCTCCTCATTATATTATATTCTGGTTCTTCATCTGTTAACTCGCACTTACAAGGACAGAATAGTTTCCCTTTGCTGTCAAGTTGTTGGTGTATTTCCAAGCCCATCTTTAACCCGATTTTGTCCCAGTCCATACTTTTTCACCCTTGGAAGTGTCTAAGTGAAGATTTGTCCTCGATCTCGCCACTGATATTCTCAAGCATTATACTCTTCACGGTCTCAGGGTCGCTGCTCTGGCCAAGGGCCCATACAAGTTTTACATAAGCTGTTTCAGGCAGCATGTCAGCTACTGGTATAACACCAGCCCCGAGTAATCTTCTGCCAGTACTATATACGTTCATGTTTACTCTGCCATTGAGGCATTGTGAGGCCATGGCAACTATGATGTCCATTTCATTTGCACGTTCAATGGCGGGTATAAGATCCTCTGGGCAATGGCCGAGGCCTGTACCCTCTATAACTATCCCTTTATAGTCTTTGTCAATGTAATATTCTAATATTTCTGGGTTTATACCAGGGTAGGTTTTTATTAATGCTACTTTTGGTTCTATCTTGTCCCTGACTTCAAGTTCTACTAGGTCTCTCTTCCTATAGTCTTCCCTTAGGATTTTGATTTTGCCGTCTTTGATTTCTGCTATGGGTGTGGTGTTTATGCTTTTGAATGTGTCCCTTCTTGAAGTGTGCATTTTCCTTACTTTCGTCCCCCGGTGTAGGTGGCAGCTTCTATCATCTATACTGGCGTGCATACAAACCATGACCTCTGCTATGTCTGATTTCGCTGCTATAACTGAGCTTATGAGGTTGAGGTGAGCGTCAGATGATGGTCTGTCAGAGCTTCGTTGTGCTCCTGTAAGTATCACTGGTACTGGTGTTTTAAGGATGAAACTTAGCGCCGCCGCGGTATAATGCATGGTATCTGTCCCATGGGCCACCACAACGCCCTGGACTCCATCTTCTATCTCCTTGGCTATGGCATTTGCTGCTTCAACCCAATATTCCGGGCGCATGTTTTCGCTTAAAATGTTGAATATGGCTTTTCCGCGTATATTCGCAATATCTAATAATTCTGGGTTGGCTCTTAGAAGGTCGTCTGCAGTGAATGCTGGGTGGACAGCGCCTGTCTGGTAATCTATGATTGATGCGACAGTGCCTCCTGTTGATATTATGGATATGTCTGGTAGTTCAGGATTTCTTTCAACATCGACTGGTGGGAGTTTTATCTCAGGTTTTGAACCTTCTTCTATCAACTCTATCCTGGCATCTTCGATCTCCACTCCAATATTATAGCCATTATCTAATTTTAGTACTAGGTGTTTGTCATCAGCATCCTCTGGCCTGTCAAGTAGCATCCCATCATAGCTTATATTATCCTTTTTTACGCGGATTTTGTCACCGACTTTAATAGATTCTTTTTCGAGTAATTTTTTTGCAAGCCCTTTATAGGCCATTTATAGGCCCCCCCATTATGTTTTCTCGGGCCCATCTAGCACCTATATTTAGTAGTTTTAGGTTTATGTCTATGATCTTCTCTTTTCCGCTGAATATGAATTTTAGAGCGTCTTCGAATGATTTTTTTGAAAGTTTTGTGAGGCCTAATTCCATGAGAACTCCTAACATGACCGTGTTAGCAGCCCTTTCTGCTCCTTCACTTTTCGCGATTTTAAAGGCCGGAACTCCGATGATATTACCCTTGCCCTTGTATTTTATTGTTGTGGAATCATAGAGGATGTATCCGTCCTCTGGTACTGTGTGGGCGAATTCTTCGAGTGAAGGTTGGTTGAATGCGATTAGTATGTCTGGTTCATCCACTACTGGCGAGCCTATCACATTGCCTGATATTACAACTGCACAGCTTGAAGTTCCACCCCTTTGCTCAGGACCATAAGCTGGATACCATGACACGTGCTTGGATTCTGCGCAAGCCGCTTGTGCAAGCACTAAACCCATGCTAAGCACGCCCTGACCGCCAAATCCGGCTATCTTCACTTTAATTTCTCCAAATTCTGGGTCGTCTTTGGGTTCTGGGAGCGACTCCTCTACTTGGAATATCCTGTCAAGACTTTCCTTGGAAAAATCGCTATTATCCCGCTTGAGGGGTTCGACCTCATCGGCTTTGTCCCTGAAATTTTTAACAGGAAATTCTTTCTCCATTTCTTCGTTTATAAACCTTTGAGCGCCTTCAGCATCCTGGCGCAAGTTTGTTGGGCAAGGTGAGAGGACCTCCACGAATGCATAACCTTTACCATCCCGTTGTATTTCAAGGGCTCTCTTAACAGCCCTTTTAGCCCTTCTAATATGTTTTATATCCGCTAGTGAAACTCTTTCAATAAATACAGGCGCTTCTAGATTGTTGAGTAACTCACACATATGCAATGGGTAACCTGCGAATCTAGGATCTCTACCCTCTGGGCATGTTATGGTGGGCTCGCCCACAAGGGTTGTTGGGGCCATTTGGCCTCCTGTCATGCCATAAACTGTATTGTTAACAAAGAATACCGCCATTTTCTCTCCCCTGTTGGCGGCTTGTATTGTCTCGTTTAATCCTATTGATGCAAGGTCCCCGTCCCCCTGGTAGAGTATTATGATGGCATCGTCTTCTGCACGTGATATTCCTGTCCCCACGGCTGGTGCTCTCCCATGGGCCACTTGTACATTACCACAATCAAAATAATAGTATGCGAATACTGCACATCCAACAGGGCTTATGAGGACTGTTCTCTCTTGTATTCCTAGTTCGTCTATGGCTTCCCCTATGAGCTTGTGTAGTATGCCATGTCCACACCCTGGACAATAGTGTGTTGCTGTGGGCGCGCTCCCACCCTTTCTCTCGAAGATGTCATGGATACACTTTGGTTTTTTGATGATTCTTTCATCTGCCATGGGCTACCTCCCTGATTTTTTTTACCACTTCTCTTAGTTGGATTAGGTTTCCACCCATCCTGTTAACTAGTTCGATGTCCTGGCATCCTGTTGCTAATCTTATATCTTCTAGCATTTGGCCGTTGCTCATCTCCACTGATATGAACTTTGGGTTGTCCTCGCTTAACTTGGCTAGTTCGTCCTCTGGGAATGGGGAGAGTGTTATTGGACGGAATAGTCCAACTTTTATACCCTCTTTTCGGGTGATGTCAACGGCTGTCCTTGATATTCTACTACTTATACCATAGGACACTAGGATTATATCAGCATCATCTAACATGTAGGGTTCGTATTTTGCCTCTTTTTCTTTTATTTGCTTGTATTTTTCTTGTAAATAGAAGTTGAATTCTTCGAGCTCGTCAAAATCGAGGAAAATAGATGTTACAAGGTTCTTCATGGTCTCCTTGTTGCCGCAGACCGCCCATGAAGTGTCAGGTTTATGTTCTATGGCCTTCTCTGGGAATTTTAAAGGTTCTGCCATCTGTCCAAGGACAGCATCAGCTAGCACAATAACTGGGGTTCTGTACTTGTCCGCGAGTTCAAATGCTTTCATTGTAAGATCGCACATTTCCTGGACACTATTAGGGGCTAAAACAATACTTTTATAGTTTCCATGCCCCCCTCCCTTTGTTAGTTGGGTGTAGTCGGCCTGTTCGGGTCCTATGTTCCCGAGTCCTGGGCCGGCCCTCATTACGTCCACTATGACTGCTGGGAGTTCTGCGCCAGCAAGGAATGATATTCCTTCTTGTTTCAAGCTTATACCAGGCCCGGATGATGCTGTCATTACACGGTGGCCTGCCGCGGCAGCCCCGTATACCATGTTTATGGCCGCTTCTTCTGATTCTGCTTGCACGAATTTCCTGCCGACCATTGGAAAGTATTTAGCGGCTTCGTGGAGTATTTCACTGGCTGGGGTTATCGGATATCCGAAGTAGCAATCGCATCCGGCGTACATAGCCCCTATGATAACTGCTGTGTTCCCTTTCACCATCTGGGTTGCCATCTTGTCATTTCCTCCTCTTTTTAAGTGGGATGTGCACTTCTATGGCATGGGGTTCCGGGCAAGTATAGTAGCAGTTTCCACAACCTTTACATCCGCCCCCCTTGTATTCAACGTAGTGATATCCTCTCTCATTAATCTTATCACTCATAAAGAGTACTTTACCTTTACAGGCTAGTATGCACCTTTCACATCCTTTACATTCCAGTGGATTAATTACTGGATATGGTTCCATTTATTGTTCCCCTGCTCTTTTCATGTCCCTTTCTCTTATCTCAACTCTCCTTATCTTGCCACTAATAGTCTTAGGTAGTTCATCAACAAATTCTATTACACGAGGATACTTATAGGGGGCTGTAACCCTCTTGACATGATCTTGTATCTCTTTCTTGAGTTCTTCGGATGGTTCATATCCTCTGGCAAGTACTATTGTAGCTTTTACTACCTGTCCCCTGATTGGGTCTGGGTAGCCTGTAACTGCACATTCTAGTACCGCTGGATGGGATATGAGCGCGCTTTCAACTTCAAACGGTCCTATACGGTACCCTGAACTTTTTATTATATCATCGGTTCTCCCGACGAACCAGAAGTATCCATCTTCGTCCATCCATGCTGTGTCACCTGTATGATACTTATTATTGTACCATACTTCCTTTGTTTTATCCTCATCCCGGTAGTAGCCGCCGAAGAGTCCTAATGGTTTGCCCTTTGAAGTGTCTATGACTATCTCCCCTTCTTCTCCCACGTCTACTGGGTCTCCATTATTATCAACTAATTCTATATCATATAATGGGGCTGGTTTGCCCATTGACCCTGGTTTGGGCTCCATCCAGGGGAAGTTGGCGATGGATACAACAGATTCTGTCTGTCCATAGCCTTCCATGAGTTTCAAACCGGTCTGTTCATAAAATTTATGGAAAACCTCCGGGTTTAGGGGTTCTCCTGCCGTCACAGCATATTCTATACTTGAAAGGTCATATTTTGAAATGTCCTCTTTTATTAGGAACCTGTATACTGTTGGTGGGGCGCAAAATGTTGTTATATCATACTTTTCTAATTTTTCCAGCATGTTAATAGGATTGAAACGATCATAGTCATAGGCGAATACTGCGCTTCCACAAATCCACTGACCATAAATTCCACCCCACACTGATTTGGCCCATCCTGTATCAGCCACTGTATAGTGTAGGCCATCTTCTCGGACGTTCTGCCAATATTTTGCAGTGACTATATGGGCTAGGGGATAGGTGTGATCATGTTTTATCATCTTGGGCATCCCAGTAGTCCCAGAGGAGAAATATACTAATAGTATGTCCTCATCTGAGGGGTACTCTTCTGGTTTTTTGAAGTTTTTTGGCATCTCCTCAAGCTTCTCCCTAAAATTAATCCAACCAGGCCTGTCCTCGTCGCCTACAATGACCTTTAGGAGGGGAATGTCACCCATCTCCTCCTGGGCCTTGTCGAAACAGTCGGGGACGCCATCTTCTGCGATGCAAACCACCATCTTTATATCCGCCTTTTTTATACGGTATATTATGTCCTTTTCTTTTAGCATGTGGGTTGCTGGGATTGCGATGGCCCCTATCCTATGGAGGCCCAGTAATGAGAACCAGAAATCGTATCTGCCCTTTAAGGTTAACATTACCCTGTCGCCTTTTTTTATCCCACACTCTTTGAAGAAGTTGGCTGCCCTTTCTGAATATTCTTTCATTTCCTTGAAATTTATTATGCGTTCTTCTCCGTTGTCGTTACACCAGACTAGGGCCTCTTTTTGTGGGTGTTTTTTGGCGTACCAGTCAACCACGTCATAGGCGAAGTTGAAGTTTTCTGGTACTATTATCTTGAAGTTTTCCTTGAAATCTTCATATGATTCGAATTCTGTTCTGTTGACGAATTTTTCTAGTATTGATGCCATGGCTTGTCCACCTCTACATTATTATAGCTAGGAATTTCGCCCTTTTGCCGTTGAGGGCCTCCATTGCATGTGGATATGATGAATCGAAGAATATTGAGTCGCCTTCATTCAAGATTATCTCATTATCATGGATATAAAATTTTATGCTCCCTTCTAGGATATAATTAAATTCTTGTCCTGGGTGGCTGTTCATCTCTGGCTTGCCTTTTCGCGGTTCCACGGTTACTATGAATGGCTCCGCCTTCTTATGGATGAACTTTTCGGCGAGAGCCTCATACTTGTATTGTTTGCGCCTGTCAACTTTAACGCCTTTACCTTTCCTTGTGACGGTGAAAATATGCATTCTAGCCTCTTCTCCTGTGAGTAGGAGTCCCATGTCCACGCCAAGTTTGTGGGCTGCCTCGAATAATATGCTTGCGGGTATATCCTCTTCTCCACTCTCATATCTTTTATAGGTTTCTTCGGGGACTCCTAAATAGTTGGCCATTTCCTCTACTGTGATATTTGAGAGTTCTCTCAGTTCTTTTATCCTTACACCTATTTCTTTAGTTTTTTCATTCATTAGAACACCCCAAGAAAATCCGATAATTTTATCGATGATAGAATTGTAATTTCCGGATTATAAAAAATTATCTCTCAACTAAAACTTGGCGACCGATCCTCGAAAAGGTTTCTCTGGTATTAGATAAGTTCTGATATCTATATGTGACTTTAAGCCTCTTTTTTTGGTTTTTCATTGGGTATTTTATGCTCTTGGAGATTTTTTGGAGGATATTCCTCTATTGTTTGGTCGTTCTCTCGATGTTTATGTGAAGAAAGTTTTGAAGCAAAGCAACAGTTTACTTGTGACTATTAACCTCTAGTATTATTTCATGTAGTATTTAATCTCCCCAAAAAATCTTTATTAAAATTTTTCTATTTTTAATTTATACGTACAAGGTTTTTAAAATGGAAAATTAAGGTTTTCCTAGGATGAAACCCGAAATTGAACATCTTAATGGAAATTTACAAGATGAATAAGCGGTTTTTCATGTTCTTGGTCTTCTTGGCTATTTTTTCTCAACCAGAGGAGCATCAGCCACAGTAATTAATAATAACACGCAAAAAGTCTACACAAGCAGACAATAAATGATACCACGACATTAAATGGGCACACCATAATCGTAAACAGGAAAACCACAGCGAAAAATAAATAAAACTCTCAATTTAACAGCAAATGGTAAAGTAAACACCACTCTAACAATAATCAACCAACCAGTAATCAGCATAACAGCAAACAGAACACTGATCCAAACATCAACGGAGCAACTGATAGTTTCAGAACCTACATCGAAGCTGAAGACTGCACAATAACCAACAACACGATCACAAAAAAACAAAGGGGGATGGCATCATCTTAACTTATGGATCTAACAATGTGATCTACAACAATACTTTTATAAATAACACACCACAAGCATATGCTCCCGGTACAGGTAACCGTTTCAACTTGACAAAAACAATCGGAGGAAAACTACTAGAGCGACTACAACAGAATAGACAATGACGGAGACGGGTTCAGAGACACACCATACACCTTCACAAGAGGACAAGACAACCTACCACCCATCCCACCAAAAAAATAATCAATATCAGCCCAGTCAATGGCACAGTCAGCATACCACTAAACAAAAACATCACCATTCAACCGTCGGGCCAGACTGCAACAAAATAACCGTCACAATTACCTAACGGAACCTCGAAGGCCACAACTAGGGCTATCAGCGGTAACAAGCTTTTATAAAATGTAACTGCTGATTGGAACCCAGGGACGACATTCACAGTTACAATACATGCTAATGCTGTCAAAAACAGTTTAGGAAGCATGCTAGCCGCAAAGTACGTACCTAAATTCACTATGGTTGTGAGGGTAAAATCCTAGACTTCTATTCCTTTTACCATCCTTTTGGCTTATAAAATCTGGCTTTT
The nucleotide sequence above comes from Methanothermobacter tenebrarum. Encoded proteins:
- the gatE gene encoding Glu-tRNA(Gln) amidotransferase subunit GatE, whose translation is MDWDKIGLKMGLEIHQQLDSKGKLFCPCKCELTDEEPEYNIMRRLRPTQSELGKIDRAAFEEAKRKLRFYYQAYSDHTCLVEADEEPPHPINSEALEIAVTIALLLNMKVVDEFHTMRKQVIDGSNTGGFQRTGLVATDGYVETPHGRVKIENLCLEEDAARRIEEREDGIVFRLDRLGIPLVEITTDPSIKDPIQLKEVAYQIGQILRSTKVKRGIGTIRQDLNISIRDGARVEVKGVQDLNLIPEIVKREVQRQLKLLEILEELKKRKTKVEDKIYDVGEIFKDTRSKIIKGAESVLAIKLEGFAGLIGMELQPDRRFGTELADYAKKRGVAGIFHTDELPAYGISKEEVEKLREHLKAGEDDAIIIIADERKKAEAALEEVASRARMALKGVPEETRKALEDGNTSYLRPLPTASRMYVETDIPLFKIGSEMIKRLKEKLPELPSEKKERIKREYNLSEDLASQLVKKGLAEDFEKLARLDVENTLIASLLAYTLQELKREGHNIENLKLEDLIGALRLLEEGKVSKDALKEIIAYMADKRVEPLKAAKELDLLILTREEVEKIIEEIIEEKEELIKERKMAAIGPLMGEAMKRLRGRADGQLVNRILREKIKVKL
- the gatD gene encoding Glu-tRNA(Gln) amidotransferase subunit GatD; its protein translation is MAYKGLAKKLLEKESIKVGDKIRVKKDNISYDGMLLDRPEDADDKHLVLKLDNGYNIGVEIEDARIELIEEGSKPEIKLPPVDVERNPELPDISIISTGGTVASIIDYQTGAVHPAFTADDLLRANPELLDIANIRGKAIFNILSENMRPEYWVEAANAIAKEIEDGVQGVVVAHGTDTMHYTAAALSFILKTPVPVILTGAQRSSDRPSSDAHLNLISSVIAAKSDIAEVMVCMHASIDDRSCHLHRGTKVRKMHTSRRDTFKSINTTPIAEIKDGKIKILREDYRKRDLVELEVRDKIEPKVALIKTYPGINPEILEYYIDKDYKGIVIEGTGLGHCPEDLIPAIERANEMDIIVAMASQCLNGRVNMNVYSTGRRLLGAGVIPVADMLPETAYVKLVWALGQSSDPETVKSIMLENISGEIEDKSSLRHFQG
- a CDS encoding 2-oxoacid:acceptor oxidoreductase family protein, whose protein sequence is MADERIIKKPKCIHDIFERKGGSAPTATHYCPGCGHGILHKLIGEAIDELGIQERTVLISPVGCAVFAYYYFDCGNVQVAHGRAPAVGTGISRAEDDAIIILYQGDGDLASIGLNETIQAANRGEKMAVFFVNNTVYGMTGGQMAPTTLVGEPTITCPEGRDPRFAGYPLHMCELLNNLEAPVFIERVSLADIKHIRRAKRAVKRALEIQRDGKGYAFVEVLSPCPTNLRQDAEGAQRFINEEMEKEFPVKNFRDKADEVEPLKRDNSDFSKESLDRIFQVEESLPEPKDDPEFGEIKVKIAGFGGQGVLSMGLVLAQAACAESKHVSWYPAYGPEQRGGTSSCAVVISGNVIGSPVVDEPDILIAFNQPSLEEFAHTVPEDGYILYDSTTIKYKGKGNIIGVPAFKIAKSEGAERAANTVMLGVLMELGLTKLSKKSFEDALKFIFSGKEKIIDINLKLLNIGARWARENIMGGPINGL
- the vorB gene encoding 3-methyl-2-oxobutanoate dehydrogenase subunit VorB, translated to MATQMVKGNTAVIIGAMYAGCDCYFGYPITPASEILHEAAKYFPMVGRKFVQAESEEAAINMVYGAAAAGHRVMTASSGPGISLKQEGISFLAGAELPAVIVDVMRAGPGLGNIGPEQADYTQLTKGGGHGNYKSIVLAPNSVQEMCDLTMKAFELADKYRTPVIVLADAVLGQMAEPLKFPEKAIEHKPDTSWAVCGNKETMKNLVTSIFLDFDELEEFNFYLQEKYKQIKEKEAKYEPYMLDDADIILVSYGISSRISRTAVDITRKEGIKVGLFRPITLSPFPEDELAKLSEDNPKFISVEMSNGQMLEDIRLATGCQDIELVNRMGGNLIQLREVVKKIREVAHGR
- a CDS encoding 4Fe-4S dicluster domain-containing protein translates to MEPYPVINPLECKGCERCILACKGKVLFMSDKINERGYHYVEYKGGGCKGCGNCYYTCPEPHAIEVHIPLKKRRK
- a CDS encoding AMP-binding protein, producing MASILEKFVNRTEFESYEDFKENFKIIVPENFNFAYDVVDWYAKKHPQKEALVWCNDNGEERIINFKEMKEYSERAANFFKECGIKKGDRVMLTLKGRYDFWFSLLGLHRIGAIAIPATHMLKEKDIIYRIKKADIKMVVCIAEDGVPDCFDKAQEEMGDIPLLKVIVGDEDRPGWINFREKLEEMPKNFKKPEEYPSDEDILLVYFSSGTTGMPKMIKHDHTYPLAHIVTAKYWQNVREDGLHYTVADTGWAKSVWGGIYGQWICGSAVFAYDYDRFNPINMLEKLEKYDITTFCAPPTVYRFLIKEDISKYDLSSIEYAVTAGEPLNPEVFHKFYEQTGLKLMEGYGQTESVVSIANFPWMEPKPGSMGKPAPLYDIELVDNNGDPVDVGEEGEIVIDTSKGKPLGLFGGYYRDEDKTKEVWYNNKYHTGDTAWMDEDGYFWFVGRTDDIIKSSGYRIGPFEVESALISHPAVLECAVTGYPDPIRGQVVKATIVLARGYEPSEELKKEIQDHVKRVTAPYKYPRVIEFVDELPKTISGKIRRVEIRERDMKRAGEQ
- a CDS encoding helix-turn-helix domain-containing protein; protein product: MNEKTKEIGVRIKELRELSNITVEEMANYLGVPEETYKRYESGEEDIPASILFEAAHKLGVDMGLLLTGEEARMHIFTVTRKGKGVKVDRRKQYKYEALAEKFIHKKAEPFIVTVEPRKGKPEMNSHPGQEFNYILEGSIKFYIHDNEIILNEGDSIFFDSSYPHAMEALNGKRAKFLAIIM
- a CDS encoding NosD domain-containing protein codes for the protein MHNNQQHDHKKTKGDGIILTYGSNNVIYNNTFINNTPQAYAPGTGNRFNLTKTIGGKLLERLQQNRQ